The DNA segment CCAATGCGAAGGCCACCTCATTTACCCAAAAGATTTCGCGCCAGGAAAAAAAAGAAAGATTGAAAAGACTGCTTGATTTGCAGGAAATTATTTCAAGAAAAAAGAATCAGGCACTGGTGGGGTCAACTCAGGAGATTCTGGTTGAGGGGTTCAGTAAAAAAATGTCTTCTGTTTTTCCCGGGGTAGAGAAAGCCAAAAACAATGATTCTCTTTCCCATGATATTCAGTGGACAGGGCGGACCTCAGGCAATAAAATTGTAAACTTTAACTTACAAAAAATTACCGCTTCATACGACGAGTCTTTTATCGGTCGTATGGTGAACGTTGAAATTGAGAAAGCATTTTCACACTCACTTTGGGGAAGGTACTTAAAGCTTGAACCGACCCCATTGAAAGGAGAAGAAAGTTATGCTGCATAAGGTAAGCATAGCGGGCCTGACAGTAGATCCGGCTTCGAACACACCGATTATTATTTTAAAGTCTGAACATAACGATCATACGGTACCCATCTGGATTGGATTGCTGGAAGCCACGGCCATCGCTTCGGCACTGCAAGGCGTTGCATTTGATCGTCCCATGACGCACGATCTGTTTAAAAATTTTTCAGAAATGTTGAATATTGCAGTTTCGAAAGTAGAGGTATGTGATATAAAAGACAGCACTTATTTTGCCAGAATCCATTTTGCTTCCAGGGAAAAGGTTTTCAGTATGGACGCCCGTCCAAGCGATGCAATTGCCATTGCATTGCGATTTAATGCACCGATCTTTATTGACGATAAAGTAATAGAAAAATCGAAGAGTGGAGATGGTGCTGCGGAAGTTGTTGACCAGAGCAGTGAAGGAAAAAAATGGGCCGAGTATCTCGAAAAATTATCACCAAAAGATTTTGGTAAATTTAAGGTGTAACGACTACGCACCTTTTCAAAACCATGCCAACAAACCTTACTGTTTCAGAGCAGCGAATTACCTACCGGGTTTCAAAGTAAATATGGCATGCTATACCTTTCGTGTGACGGGTTGTCACCCCAGATTATATTAACATAGCCACACGTCGCAGACTATTTCGGCATAAAAACAAATTGTTGAGTAACATCGATCGCAAATTATCAGGATGATGTTGCCCACGCCAAATTTATATGATGGTTTTACTCGACCAACCTGCACTTGTTTCCGTTCATGGCGGGCACAGCGGAGAATTCTGTTGTCACGCAAAAGATTCTCTGGAAGACATAATCAAAGCTTATATTAAAAGGGGTTTTTCCTGGGTGGGTATAACCGAGCATATGCCCTTTTTGGCTGACGAATTGATGTATCCTGAGGAAAAAGCGGCCGGCTTTGATGCAAAGGGAACCTATCTAAGATTTTCTAACTATATTTCCACCTGTCGCAAGCTGCAGAAAAAATATTCCTCATCGATAAAAATTTATGTGGGCTTTGAAACAGAAACGTTCAGCGGATTCGAACCATTTATTAAAAAACTGATGAAAAATTTTCAACCCGATTACATGGTGGGGTCTTTGCACCATGTAAGAGATATGGGTTTTGATTATTCCAAACAGCAGTATAATGAGACGGCTCGAATTGTTGGCGGGTTGGAGGCCCTCTATTGCGCGTATTTTGATCAGCAGTATCAAATGATTAACGCGCTTAAACCGGCAGTGGTCGGTCATTTTGACCTCATCCGTATATTCGATCCGGATTATCAGGCCCGGCTGAAAAAACCGGAGGTACAAAAACGAATTCAAAGGAACCTTAAGCTGATAAAAAAGTTAGACCTGATCATGGATTATAATCTTCGGGCGTTATATGCAGGGGCCAGTGAACCCTACCCATCCAGACCAATTCTTCTTCAAGCATTGGATTTAGGGATCGCCGTGGTACCCGGTGATGATTCACACGGAGTCGAAACAGCGGGAATGCATGTAAAAGAAGGGATAAAAAATTTACAGGACCTTGGGTTTGATATACAATGGCGGACACCCTGCTGATTATTAAATATTATTTTTTTGCTAAATTTCAATTAGTCAGTATCCTACCGAAAATCCTCAATTAATTTAATTCGCTTCAAGATTTAGTACAATTAATTCGAAAACAAGAGAAAATAAGAGAAAACGCGAGAATTCAGCAGAAAAAAATATTGCTCATAAATGAGGCTGTAAAGGGAAATAGCTAAAATGGTTTTAAAAAAGGGCTGATTTCAAAAAGGGTTGATTTTTAAAAGTTTATAGGCCGGTGCAAAAAAAATAATAATAATATAGGCTAAGTATAAAATATTTTACTGACTTTTTGGCAATAATGGAAAACCGGTATAATCATGTTTGACACAAATAAATCGGTATCATAAATTTCAAAAAAAATTGAAGCGGATTTTTATAAATATTTTTTACCGGCATACGCCGGAGATGGTTCACACCCTATCTCCGCTAACTGATGCTTCCAGAATATAACATGCACAACATATTGTGTGATAAACGAATTCATATACAATATATTGTTGACAAAACCATAAAAAGAGATATATTATACAAAAAGTAAAAAATTTTTAGTCAATACTCAATACCGACCCCACAATATCGAGGATGGCCCATGTGTAAAATTCTTGTTATTGACGATGAAAAAGTAATCATAAATATAATACAGCAGCTGTTGGAAATGAACGGGTATGATGTGGACACAGCAGGTGATGGGGACGAAGGTATTCAAAAATTTGATAACGACTGTTTTGACCTGGTTATTACCGATATATGCATGCCAGGTGTAGATGGTAACGGTGTTGCCAAGCACATACGCGATTCTGCAAAAAAATATGTACCGGTTATAGGTATGTCAGGAACCCCCTGGGGATTTGAAGACAAGCGCTTTGATACCATTTTTGAAAAGCCCTTTCAATTAAAGGCCCTCATGAATACAGTGGAAGAACTTATCCCGCTCAATTCGAAAATAGCCGCGTTGGGTTAAAACTCAAGTTCCGCACTATTGATTTCCCCCACTTTGAGACCTTTGAAAAATGTTCATTTTTGTTTAAGGTCAAGGAAGGCGAAGATTTTAACCACAGGAATATATAGAATATTTCGAGGATTAAAATCTGAGCCTGACACAGAGATTGGACAAAAAGGGACGTTTTGCAAAGGTCTCACTTTCATGGTTGAGAAACCTGAAATGAGATCTGGGGCAATTCCTTTTAAACAACTGCACTTCTGCCCAACTTTGTAATCAATATAAAAACCGGCCGTTTTCATAAATACGGATGATTTTGCCCGGTGCAAGGTGGGCGGTCACCGTTTTCTTTTCGGTGTTCACCAGATCCCAGTGGAGGGCAGAATCGTTGAATCCGAGTTTTTTCTTACGCTCCTTAGACAGGCGCTTTACATCCCCTGAGTATGAGTCTGCATAGGAAGCACCGACTGCGATATGACAGTTGCCGTACTTTCCGCCGTAGTTTTCATCAAAGAGCGTATTGGCCATGAATAGGCTAATCTTGGAAAACCTTTTGTCTGTAAGGGAAAACTCTCCCAGCTTGTTTGCCCCTTTATCCATGGACAGCTGATTTTTTACAAAATCTGCTCCTTTGGTCGCACTGATTTTAACCGCCGAGCCTTTTTTAAACTCAAGCCTGACATTTTTAACGTAATTGCCGCTTCGGTATGAAGGCTGGTCGGCAAAATAAACCCCGGTGGTTCCTCGCCAGTCAGGAGACAGAAATATTTCAAAACTGGGTATATTGTGGCCGGACAAGCCTATCCACCTTCTTTTTTCCCCGGGGTAAATGTTGAGATCCACATTTTTCGATTCAATGTGATAAAATTTTACCTTTAAACTGTTTAGCCATTTTTTAATGGAAACTGCATTGTTGAATATTTGCTCCCAGTGCGATATAGGAGATGTTTTGTTAAGAAAACAGGAAGTTATTATCTGGCGCGTATATTCTTTCATAGAGAGGCCGGCATGTTTTGCAAGCTTTTGTGTAGGAAAGATACACAATGTCCATCCGAAAAGTCCCTGCTGTTCACGTTTATCAAGAATATCACGAAAAACTTTTCTTGAAACGGCCACTTTTCCTATTTTTTTGGGATCAATGTTTTTCAGATGAGTGATCGATTCAGGGGCATGCAAAAAAATTGACCCGTTCAGATTTTTATAAAGCTCTTGTTCGCCGGGTGGAATAAAAACAAGCTGTTGGTGATTTGAAAGTTCAAAAAGGTTCTTTTCCATCGTCGGGCTGGGCATGGTGCGAAGAACCGGATTCAACCCAATATCAAGGAGTTTTGCATGAACTATTTCCGCAAGTCTTATTGAAGGGGCGTTATAACGGATCGCCACAATGTCGTTTTTTTTAAATTTTGCGGTTCTGGCTTTTTTCATGGCCCATAGCAGGACATCCGCATATCTGTTGAGCTGTTTTTCGGTAAACATGGTTTCTCCTTTTCATGGTTAATTTTTTTTCAACCACTCACTTGCCGTATTCACCTGTTCTGTAACATTATACCCTTTTAAAATAAAGAAAAATACCAATCATTATCCCTAGGGCTGGTGGAAAAATAACTTCAAAAAATAGCGTCGATGTATCCTGTCCGGCTGAGTGGCAAAAACCGGGGATACCTTTGTTATTCATTTATTTTCGCGTTTTGCCGTCCGGGGGTCTCAACACTTATTATGGTGAATTTTCCCGGTTTTGCTTTTTTATCCAAATTGGGATATAAGGCAATTCAACGTATTGCCCGATGTGCGTTTTATAATATTCTGGTCGTTAGGGTTTTCATATGAACATAAAATATGAAAAATCATGGGCTGTCCGGACCATCATTTTGGTATTGGCCATAATAATTCTGCTTCTGTCAAAAATCGCCTCCGGTGAATCGATAACCAATTGCCCCATCCAGTTTGAAAGCAATATTGATCAGGTAAAGGAAAAAATGAAGCCGTTAAATTTTCTGCAACATCCTTTGCATACACCTTTGGAAGTCAGCTATTTTCGTTATTATAATTTTGATTATAAACAAACCAAGCATTTTTGGGGGACATTTAGTAGTGGTGAAAAAAAAATAGCGGCCCATATTTTTAGACCGGTTGATTCAAAGGGGAGCGTTTTTTTATTGCATGGTTTTTTTGATCATACCGGGATTATGAAAAATCTTATCCGGCACTGTCTGGACCGACAATATACTGTTGCGGTTTACGATTTGCCCGGCCACGGTTTTTCTTCAGG comes from the Thermodesulfobacteriota bacterium genome and includes:
- a CDS encoding bifunctional nuclease family protein, translating into MLHKVSIAGLTVDPASNTPIIILKSEHNDHTVPIWIGLLEATAIASALQGVAFDRPMTHDLFKNFSEMLNIAVSKVEVCDIKDSTYFARIHFASREKVFSMDARPSDAIAIALRFNAPIFIDDKVIEKSKSGDGAAEVVDQSSEGKKWAEYLEKLSPKDFGKFKV
- a CDS encoding histidinol-phosphatase, with product MMVLLDQPALVSVHGGHSGEFCCHAKDSLEDIIKAYIKRGFSWVGITEHMPFLADELMYPEEKAAGFDAKGTYLRFSNYISTCRKLQKKYSSSIKIYVGFETETFSGFEPFIKKLMKNFQPDYMVGSLHHVRDMGFDYSKQQYNETARIVGGLEALYCAYFDQQYQMINALKPAVVGHFDLIRIFDPDYQARLKKPEVQKRIQRNLKLIKKLDLIMDYNLRALYAGASEPYPSRPILLQALDLGIAVVPGDDSHGVETAGMHVKEGIKNLQDLGFDIQWRTPC
- a CDS encoding response regulator, whose product is MCKILVIDDEKVIINIIQQLLEMNGYDVDTAGDGDEGIQKFDNDCFDLVITDICMPGVDGNGVAKHIRDSAKKYVPVIGMSGTPWGFEDKRFDTIFEKPFQLKALMNTVEELIPLNSKIAALG
- a CDS encoding aminopeptidase, which produces MFTEKQLNRYADVLLWAMKKARTAKFKKNDIVAIRYNAPSIRLAEIVHAKLLDIGLNPVLRTMPSPTMEKNLFELSNHQQLVFIPPGEQELYKNLNGSIFLHAPESITHLKNIDPKKIGKVAVSRKVFRDILDKREQQGLFGWTLCIFPTQKLAKHAGLSMKEYTRQIITSCFLNKTSPISHWEQIFNNAVSIKKWLNSLKVKFYHIESKNVDLNIYPGEKRRWIGLSGHNIPSFEIFLSPDWRGTTGVYFADQPSYRSGNYVKNVRLEFKKGSAVKISATKGADFVKNQLSMDKGANKLGEFSLTDKRFSKISLFMANTLFDENYGGKYGNCHIAVGASYADSYSGDVKRLSKERKKKLGFNDSALHWDLVNTEKKTVTAHLAPGKIIRIYENGRFLY